The window GTCCCCGCTTCGCCGATGCCCTTGGCTCCCAGCGGGTTGTGGGGGCAGGGGGTCACCTGCACGTCCGTCTCGAAGGAAGGGAGGTGGCTGGCCCTGGGCAGGGCGTATTCCATGAAGGAGACAGCCAGGGGCGTGCCGTCGTCATCGAAGCGTCCCCACTCAAGGAGCGCCTGCCCGATGCCCTGGGCGATGCCGCCGTGTACCTGCCCCTCGAACACCAGCGGGTTGATGATGTTGCCGGCGTCATCCACAGCGACGTAGCGCAGCACCTTCACCTGGCCCGTCTCGGGGTCCACCTCCACCATGGAGATGTGGGTCCCGAAGGGGAAGGTGAAGTTCTCGGGGTCGTAGAAGGCGGACGCCTCCAGGCCCGGTTCCATCCCTTCGGGCAGGTTGTGGGCCAGATAGGCCTGCAGGGCGACGGCAGCCCAGTCTACGGCCCGGTCGGGCACCCCGCGGACGTAGAACCTGCCTTCCCGCAGCTCCACGTCCTCAGGGGCCGCTTCCAGCAGGTGGGCGGCGATGCGTCGCGCCTTGTCCTTCACCCTGTCCAGCGCCCGCACGATGGCGCTACCGCCCACAGCCAGGCTGCGGCTGCCGTAGGTGCCCATACCCATGGGTATGGCGGCGCTGTCGCCGTGGACTATCTCCACGTCGTCCAGCGAGATGCCCAGCTCCTCGGCCACGATCTGGGCGAAGGTGGTCTCATGGCCCTGGCCGTGGCTGTGGGCTCCCGTCAGCACCGTCACCCGTCCGGTGGGGTGCACTCGCACCAGGGCGCTCTCCCAGAGCCCTGCCTGGGCGCCGAGCTGTCCCACCAGCTTGGAGGGGGCGAAGCCGCAGGCCTCGATATAGCAGGAGATGCCAATGCCTACATAGCGGCCCTGCCGGCGTGCCTCCTCCTGCTGTCGGCGCATGCCCTGGTAATCGGCCAGGGCCAGGGCCTTGTCGAGGGCGCCCGGGTAGTTGCCCGAGTCGTAAACCACCGCCACCGACGTCTGATAAGGGAATCGGTCCGGGGGCACGAAGTTCCTGCGTCGGAACTCGGCCGGGTCCAGGCCCAGCTCGCGGGCGGCCACGTCCATGAGCCGCTCGATCAGGTAACAGGCCTCGGGGCGGCCGGCACCGCGGTAGGCGTCGGTGGGTGGAGTGTTGGTGTAGGCCCCCACCACCTCGGCGTATATCTGCGGTATCACATACTGGCCCGAGAGGAGGGG of the Dehalococcoidia bacterium genome contains:
- a CDS encoding xanthine dehydrogenase family protein molybdopterin-binding subunit, which translates into the protein MVQATGRRYIGAAIKRKEDPRFLTGRGTYVDDLAPPGTVYAAMVRSPYPHARIRSIDTQRAMTMPGVLAVFTARDLEGVNPNPVGWLVPDLKAVPHPIMARDRVRYAGEVVAVVIAEDRYGAEDAAQAVEVDYEPLPSVGDATKAVQPGAPSVHDEVPDNVAFRLPFGDQAAVDAAFAAAQHVVRLELVNQRLVPNAIEPRAALASYDPATDHLTLWLTSQNPHLIRLLLSAFVLGIGEHKVRVIAPDVGGGFGSKIPLYNEECIVAWAARRLGRPVKWTAKRSESFLSDRHGRDHHTIAEVALDADGRITALRVRTVANLGAYLSTLGPAIPTWAYIPLLSGQYVIPQIYAEVVGAYTNTPPTDAYRGAGRPEACYLIERLMDVAARELGLDPAEFRRRNFVPPDRFPYQTSVAVVYDSGNYPGALDKALALADYQGMRRQQEEARRQGRYVGIGISCYIEACGFAPSKLVGQLGAQAGLWESALVRVHPTGRVTVLTGAHSHGQGHETTFAQIVAEELGISLDDVEIVHGDSAAIPMGMGTYGSRSLAVGGSAIVRALDRVKDKARRIAAHLLEAAPEDVELREGRFYVRGVPDRAVDWAAVALQAYLAHNLPEGMEPGLEASAFYDPENFTFPFGTHISMVEVDPETGQVKVLRYVAVDDAGNIINPLVFEGQVHGGIAQGIGQALLEWGRFDDDGTPLAVSFMEYALPRASHLPSFETDVQVTPCPHNPLGAKGIGEAGTIAATPCIVNAVVDALSPLGIRHLDIPLTPPRVWRAIQEARAR